A stretch of DNA from Acanthopagrus latus isolate v.2019 chromosome 7, fAcaLat1.1, whole genome shotgun sequence:
ATAATATGTACAGTGATTCCAACATATAAAAAGTACAGTACAAAAACATGGGCTCATAGGgttcaggttaaaaaaatacCATGTAACCATTTAACAAAAGTCTCAaaaatattgtatattgtaaTATAAGTTAATTAgcaatgtattttgtttgttgccAAAATATCTGATCTTGCAATGCAATATCCACTTGTACCTCAATATGATGGTTTATGGTTACATTTTGACACTGGAAAGATTGTGCTTTTGGTTTAATACAGTAATAGTCCACAGTGACTTGAATCCCAAGATACAgtgtgatttttgacatttaatttaactgcagagattttgtttgcttttggaAGACAAAGCTCAAGATGTAAACCACAGTGCCGTGTGTCAAACTCCCACACTTTGTACTGCCAGCTTCCATCACAACAATCTCCACTTTGCTGTGGTAGATAGCAAGTAGAGCGTAACCTACGTATTTCTTAGAGAAAGGACTTACTGTGGACAAAGGCCAAAACCATACCTtcatgatataaaaaaaaaaacacagcctctgTTCTACAATGTATACATTGCATAAAATGTTGTTCTATTCATTTGTTCAGTCAGGTGCTGCAAGCACCTTTGAGCTGGGAGAACTACTCCGAGAagtttcatctgctgctgtatctggaggagcAGAAGATGAAGGAGGACATCAAGAAATATAACATCCCCAACGATGACAGAGAAGAGGCCACCATGACCAGAGACCAGTCCAACAAGAATCTGCTTGTTCTAGAGGTTAACATGTGCTCACTCATTCACCCACAAAAATCACTCATCTCTTcatctattcattcattctttaaggtttttttttttttgaagattaCTTGCATAAGCTACCCATCTAAATAACACTTGAAGTGCCTTGTCTGGAGGAATACATCTAAAAAATGAGAGCATTTCATTGAAACACATTATCACACTGCAAAGAACATCAGTGACaattgtgttgctttaatttaaCTGACATTCTGATATTCTGACAAGTGCCTCTGGTCTCCTTTACATAGTTCCAGATGTGCATAACAATTAAGACAAAAACCAGACAAATGATTAAGTTTAAACAATTATTGTAGAATATCACAATGATCCCTtgaaaatgcatcatttttcaCACAGCTGGTATAATAGCCATTGTATTTTTCTGACTGCAGGTTGTGGTACAGTACGGTGAGAAAGTGTTTATAGCATGAAGGAAAAAGAAGATAGTAGTTATTTGAATTAACAACATAGTCACCTGCAATATTGACTTTATTAATAATGATTTATGCCTTTCTTCATTCTTGTTCACTTGCCAGGTGCCTGGTGTTGCTGAGAATCGCCCGTCTGTGCTACCAGGTGATAAGTTGTTGGTGTGTCCtttaggagaaaaaacaaaatacagggGCCACGTCCACAGTGTGCAACTCAACAGTGTCCTACTCTGCTTCCACCAAAAGTAAGATCGACACATTACAGTAATGCGgtcatgaagacagaaaaaacattgatttattttttaccaaTTTTATCAATGATTGTAAGTATATGagattcacacattttttccttGCATTTGTTTGTAGATTGCTGGACCGCTTTGAGGATGGCATGAAGTTCAGTGTTGAATTCACCATCAGTGACCTGACTTTACGTCttcagcacagagctgctgagctggcagttgaaaaaaaactgcaaaaggTGCTGTTCCCTCCTCATGCCTTCCCCTCTCAGCAAACTGAGCTTCCACGACTCAGGTTAGAAATACTAGTACAGCTGTGGCCAAAAGTTTTGAGACACGTGGAAaagaatgtactgtatgtacactgTGTCTATCTATTTGTTTAAAGGCAAATACAGTCGCTGCTTGCATTATTATTTCAGCCTTAATGATATTTTCCTGAATTAAATTCCAGGAGAAAGATGGAACCAGCACAATCTCAGTTCAGGGGGGGTTTTCTCATTTATACCTACACCtacaaagacagagggagaaaacactACTTCAgtagtgaaaacaaaatacttaCTGCTCATCTGATTTCTGTCCAGTTAAAACTAAAAGATTAATTGTATTAATGAAGGCATATGAAAGAGTGTTCTACTGCTAGACTAGTTACAAGATAAACCATGTTAATCTTGTGTTACCTGTGCTttgctgtgcatgtaaacataatgtctctctctttctgtgacTCAGCTCTACCATCATACATGtcatcctctgtcctcctttcaGTGGGCTGTTTGACTCGAACCTGGAGAGCAACCCAGAGCAGTATCAGGCTATACAGCACATTGTAGCTGGCTCATCCAGACCTGCCCCCTACCTTGTGTTTGGCCCACCTGGAACAGGTAAAGCAAGTGCCCTTACATTGTCTGGGGCTCAGCAATATGGCAAAAACAAtcccaaatatttttttccattttgatcCATGTCAGTATGTCTCACAGTATATAATTTGATAACTCTGCCTGTTTTGAAGAGTTTTCCTGCAATTTACAAATTAAGCACTGCTGAAAACGTAACACAGAAGCGGGGCCGCGTTGtgactgttttcacaggaaTCATGTCTGCCAGTTTCCTGGACTATCGAACCAGCTTATGAAAGTTTGCGTTTTCATGCAAACAAACCACCAAAATGCGACAAaaattttattgtttttggcaCAAAAAGTGGTTGTGTAAACAGCCACATAGTCCTCACTGTTCAAGCAATGTATGTTTGACCTGTTATCCTACCAACCGATGACAAAGCCagaaattaaatgcattttactttattttaacaGTTCTTTGTCTGTTCAGGCAAAACTGTGACGTTGGCGGAGGCCATCAAGCAGATAGTAATGAACCAGGCCTCCTGCCATATCCTGGCCTGCGCTCCCACCAACAGCGCTGCTGATCAGCTCTGCGAGCAGATTCTGATGTTCAAACCGTACCGCTTGTTTGCCCGAGGACTGGAGTCAAAACATGTCCCTGACATTCTGAAGGTCAGCGCTGTTACATTTGAAatcaatcacatcacatcaagtGAACCATTTCTTATTCACACTCATCCAGAGAATATCCACACATATTCACTTGCTCTCTTGCTGCATAACTGCTGCACTTCCACTGGATGTAAAGTTTTGTGTTCATGAACGTTGTGGTACTTTCACAGGCATGCTCTAACCTGGATGGAGGGTGGCACTTGCCCACTAAAGCTGAGCTGATGGATCACAGGATCATAGTCACCACCCTGTATACAGCTGGAAGGTAGTGAATGACTCTGGCACTACAGTCACTCACCTTCATGACAGTATAAAACAGTACACTACAGTATTCAAATCCTGTGTTTATATTCTCTGCCATTTGATAATTTGATCTCTGCAGGTTGGTCACAAGTGGTATCCCAGAGGGTCATTTCACTCACATCTTTGTGGATGAGGCGGGAAACGCCTTGGAGACAGAATGTTTAATCCCACTGGCAGGTAAAGAAAACAACCAGCggtgtgtttcctgtgattGTTTTGTACTTGCTTTATTTGTTGGTTGATTTGTGTTATCTGTGGTCCAAAGGGCTGCTCTGTGCAAAATCTGGTCAGGTGGTTCTAGCTGGAGACCCCAAGCAACTCGGACCCATTGTTAGATCTTCTCTTGCTAAAAAATATGGCATGGGTAACTACAGACACACTCAACATATGTTTTTTCCTGCTTATAACACTGAAGTTTGGATAAATGCCACTTTTGTTAGTAGCTTGAAATCATACCCTCCAATTTTGTCCGTGTATATCTGGAGTGTCTGGACTTAAAAGGCTCTATTGTGTGCAGGAGTGTCCCTCTTGGAGCGCTTGATGAAGGATTTCCCTCTGTACTCGAGGAACGAAAAGGGCGTGTTCAACAATCACTTTGTCACCAAACTGCTGAACAATTACAGGTGCGGTAGTGGAGGTGGTTTGAGATGAGAAAGGATGGGACTGACTTTCCACATCTTCTCATCTATTTCCATTTGTGTTCGGCTCTTTCAGGTCTCACCCTGCCATCCTGAATATTCCCAGCAAGCTCTTCTATGATGGAGAGCTGAAGGCTTGTGCGAGGGAAAACTCCCTCTGCAGTTGGGCAGCCCTTCCGAAGCAGGTAATGATTCTTCTTTCAGCACACGCGAAATAAACAGAGGATGTGCAGACTAATCATTTCGAAGTCAGTGCATgtaataatattaaataattaaagtattgaaataatgtcaaattaaaagcagtatgtaaatcttttattaaaacatttttgggggggacaACTCTCAAATACTCAGTATGCTCTCAACTACAAATTACACTTTTTACAAAACTAGTTTCTTTCAATCTCTCTCTGATAGCTGTCACTCTGCCTCTATTATTTTCTGAGAACATTCATACCCATTCAAAGCAAATATATCTTTAGCCTTACtaaaaaaatgcaatgcaaagATGTTACCCCTGGACCGTTCTTCTTTTACCATGATCAATACAGGCTTTACACTATTAGCTTTTGTATTCAAATTATACCTGTGAAATGCCCatttcagtatgtttttttttttttgaaagccaCAGGTGTCACACCCAGGCCCTGCCCTCCCT
This window harbors:
- the LOC119022097 gene encoding putative helicase mov-10-B.1 isoform X2 — protein: MSSLLKKKLKEERQQLISDKNGVCIDCDQGFNNGTLSLFVNKSEKIEVVSLRVKNNGREPVFFTECFQLHSSECITLKDELNVTKDKPLLLQPGNSYTIEVHFHCSQVGCYEAEVAFEFKLHHPTTAFYIVRSIKFRCRTTLGQKLGPTSPFKPPSFTARTPEVDYEIVEGQRPKRLSSTDQQNGVRLNHYPIPKYMYQRTSAAFRRKSQVLQAPLSWENYSEKFHLLLYLEEQKMKEDIKKYNIPNDDREEATMTRDQSNKNLLVLEVPGVAENRPSVLPGDKLLVCPLGEKTKYRGHVHSVQLNSVLLCFHQKLLDRFEDGMKFSVEFTISDLTLRLQHRAAELAVEKKLQKVLFPPHAFPSQQTELPRLRLFDSNLESNPEQYQAIQHIVAGSSRPAPYLVFGPPGTGKTVTLAEAIKQIVMNQASCHILACAPTNSAADQLCEQILMFKPYRLFARGLESKHVPDILKACSNLDGGWHLPTKAELMDHRIIVTTLYTAGRLVTSGIPEGHFTHIFVDEAGNALETECLIPLAGLLCAKSGQVVLAGDPKQLGPIVRSSLAKKYGMGVSLLERLMKDFPLYSRNEKGVFNNHFVTKLLNNYRSHPAILNIPSKLFYDGELKACARENSLCSWAALPKQGFPVIFHGVKGVDEREASSPSFFNVTEVEVLMEYVVKLLQKHAKKGQPAVSPSDIGIIAPYRKQVQKICQALDNVGKNHKDLKVGSVEEFQGQERRVIMVSTVRSSPDYTEIDKQFSLGFVKNEKRFNVAVTRAKALLIVVGNPRVLNTDETWAQFIQYCKDEGGYTGFTPVEDDEDMVMRLSALYKSIEAKADHGP
- the LOC119022097 gene encoding putative helicase mov-10-B.1 isoform X1; translation: MSSLLKKKLKEERQQLISDKNGVCIDCDQGFNNGTLSLFVNKSEKIEVVSLRVKNNGREPVFFTECFQLHSSECITLKDELNVTKDKPLLLQPGNSYTIEVHFHCSQVGCYEAEVAFEFKLHHPTTAFYIVRSIKFRCRTTLGQKLGPTSPFKPPSFTARTPEVDYEIVEGQRPKRLSSTDQQNGVRLNHYPIPKYMYQRTSAAFRRKSQVLQAPLSWENYSEKFHLLLYLEEQKMKEDIKKYNIPNDDREEATMTRDQSNKNLLVLEVPGVAENRPSVLPGDKLLVCPLGEKTKYRGHVHSVQLNSVLLCFHQKLLDRFEDGMKFSVEFTISDLTLRLQHRAAELAVEKKLQKVLFPPHAFPSQQTELPRLSGLFDSNLESNPEQYQAIQHIVAGSSRPAPYLVFGPPGTGKTVTLAEAIKQIVMNQASCHILACAPTNSAADQLCEQILMFKPYRLFARGLESKHVPDILKACSNLDGGWHLPTKAELMDHRIIVTTLYTAGRLVTSGIPEGHFTHIFVDEAGNALETECLIPLAGLLCAKSGQVVLAGDPKQLGPIVRSSLAKKYGMGVSLLERLMKDFPLYSRNEKGVFNNHFVTKLLNNYRSHPAILNIPSKLFYDGELKACARENSLCSWAALPKQGFPVIFHGVKGVDEREASSPSFFNVTEVEVLMEYVVKLLQKHAKKGQPAVSPSDIGIIAPYRKQVQKICQALDNVGKNHKDLKVGSVEEFQGQERRVIMVSTVRSSPDYTEIDKQFSLGFVKNEKRFNVAVTRAKALLIVVGNPRVLNTDETWAQFIQYCKDEGGYTGFTPVEDDEDMVMRLSALYKSIEAKADHGP
- the LOC119022097 gene encoding putative helicase mov-10-B.1 isoform X3 yields the protein MSSLLKKKLKEERQQLISDKNGVCIDCDQGFNNGTLSLFVNKSEKIEVVSLRVKNNGREPVFFTECFQLHSSECITLKDELNVTKDKPLLLQPGNSYTIEVHFHCSQVGCYEAEVAFEFKLHHPTTAFYIVRSIKFRCRTTLGQKLGPTSPFKPPSFTARTPEVDYEIVEGQRPKRLSSTDQQNGVRLNHYPIPKYMYQRTSAAFRRKSQVLQAPLSWENYSEKFHLLLYLEEQKMKEDIKKYNIPNDDREEATMTRDQSNKNLLVLEVPGVAENRPSVLPGDKLLVCPLGEKTKYRGHVHSVQLNSVLLCFHQKLLDRFEDGMKFSVEFTISDLTLRLQHRAAELAVEKKLQKVLFPPHAFPSQQTELPRLSGLFDSNLESNPEQYQAIQHIVAGSSRPAPYLVFGPPGTGKTVTLAEAIKQIVMNQASCHILACAPTNSAADQLCEQILMFKPYRLFARGLESKHVPDILKACSNLDGGWHLPTKAELMDHRIIVTTLYTAGRLVTSGIPEGHFTHIFVDEAGNALETECLIPLAGLLCAKSGQVVLAGDPKQLGPIVRSSLAKKYGMGVSLLERLMKDFPLYSRNEKGVFNNHFVTKLLNNYRSHPAILNIPSKLFYDGELKACARENSLCSWAALPKQGFPVIFHGVKGVDEREASSPSFFNVTEVEVLMEYVVKLLQKHAKKGQPAVSPSDIGIIAPYRKQVQKICQALDNVGKNHKDLKVGSVEEFQGQERRVIMVSTVRSSPDYTEIDKQFSLGFVKNEKRFNVAVTRAKALLIVVGNPRVLNTDETWAQFIQYCKDEGGYTGFTPVEDDEDMVMRLSALYKSIEAKDHGP
- the LOC119022097 gene encoding putative helicase mov-10-B.1 isoform X4; the protein is MSSLLKKKLKEERQQLISDKNGVCIDCDQGFNNGTLSLFVNKSEKIEVVSLRVKNNGREPVFFTECFQLHSSECITLKDELNVTKDKPLLLQPGNSYTIEVHFHCSQVGCYEAEVAFEFKLHHPTTAFYIVRSIKFRCRTTLGQKLGPTSPFKPPSFTARTPEVDYEIVEGQRPKRLSSTDQQNGVRLNHYPIPKYMYQRTSAAFRRKSQVLQAPLSWENYSEKFHLLLYLEEQKMKEDIKKYNIPNDDREEATMTRDQSNKNLLVLEVPGVAENRPSVLPGDKLLVCPLGEKTKYRGHVHSVQLNSVLLCFHQKLLDRFEDGMKFSVEFTISDLTLRLQHRAAELAVEKKLQKVLFPPHAFPSQQTELPRLSGLFDSNLESNPEQYQAIQHIVAGSSRPAPYLVFGPPGTGKTVTLAEAIKQIVMNQASCHILACAPTNSAADQLCEQILMFKPYRLFARGLESKHVPDILKACSNLDGGWHLPTKAELMDHRIIVTTLYTAGRLVTSGIPEGHFTHIFVDEAGNALETECLIPLAGLLCAKSGQVVLAGDPKQLGPIVRSSLAKKYGMGVSLLERLMKDFPLYSRNEKGVFNNHFVTKLLNNYRSHPAILNIPSKLFYDGELKACARENSLCSWAALPKQGFPVIFHGVKGVDEREASSPSFFNVTEVEVLMEYVVKLLQKHAKKGQPAVSPSDIGIIAPYRKQVRMNSVQHYNSVFFWVSHRCRKSVRLLITLGKTIKTLRLDLWRSSRVRRGG